GTTAGTGTTAAAATTGAcaagaatttcaaattttagagatTTTAGACTATCATTGCTTAAAATTGATAATCataatcttataaaataattaatcataaagaaaaagaaatgcaaCAAAGAACTATAACTAACATAGTAAATTTTAAACATACATAAAACATGACTTAACTAGCTATCCAATTTGCAAGAACATAATCTAATTAGTAAGTTTGTGAAATAAGTATAAAGATTTAAATCTAAATGATATTGAATATGTATAATAAGATAGAAAATCTAAATCCATAGGGTAATTAAATGGCAAGCATCAACTCTCATAAAACCTCTAGTGTTCTAGTATTTTCATATTATTAGAAAATATCATCTATTGGAGAACTTAAAGCTACTTCTTATATACAACTAATTGTTTTCTTACCAAAatatgcacatatacatggagGCACATATATTAGCATCTTTACTTTCCAACACggataaatttcaaaaaatatagtATTTTATATAATCTAAAGATAAAAGATTAATGGTCAAAAGATAGGCAAGCTACACTAATAATAACATATAACAAACTCAGACATGTTTATTGGCATCTAACCTTTCTTTCATATGGAATATGGCATTCATTTGCCAATTAATTTCAACTAATGGATGTCAATCTTTGGACTTTAAATCTATATAATTAGAAATAGGCAAAAGCTATATAGCTTGAATTAACGAAAACCACCATATAAGTTTGTTAAACATTTGATTTAACATTAGATGGTAAGAATATCTGGATACAAGAACTTACCTCTTATGCATAAATAGATTCCTAAATTCAAGTGCTATAATCAGTTCAAATTTATTtagcatatttctccccctgaCTCTTATATAAGGtccatttgttttattttagcCTTTCCATTCTTTCTAAAGTACAATTGTAAAAGTcttaaatttcaagctaataaatATGCATTTCATCATAAACTtaaaattacaaaatatagttcaaaagataaaaaatttaatgcaagatatgatttgttcattaagatCCTAAATTATATATTATGCTATCTCACCTCAAAGGTGTCAAAAAAACAAGCTTTATGAACCTTTGCTTAATTTAAAATATGCTAAATGTTATAAACGGGATTATCTTGAAAATGCTATTAGGTCTATCCTATATAATTCAATTGATGCCTTCTAATCTAGACTTTTTATAATTTCATAAATAGGCTAATCTGTGACACATTTTTCACCCTCTAGCCAAAAATTCAAGCCCAAGCATGCCTTCTAAGAATTTAAGCCAATCTAACTCCTTGACATCTATACCTCCTTTCTATGCCCACTGGTAGATAATTTATAAGCACCAATGAAACCTTGAGTGAAAATATTGAAATGTACAAACATAAATACAGAAAGTAAAAGGTTTAGAAGTTACCTATTGTGTTTGGTGGTTGCCTTACATGTGGAGGGGGTTGTAGCTGAAAGGTAGAAGGCTGTGAGGATGAGGGAGAGATAGATCCCTCCATGTGGACCGTAGGATATTGCATGTATGGTGGGCATGGATTTTGCAGTGTTGCCCTTGAAGTTGGCACAGTGTACCCCATGTGAGGATAATGATATGGTGGGCTAACAGTTGATGATGAAGAACCATACATCTGATGGTAGTAATGTGGCATCATTTGAGAATTGTATATAGCCTGCTCACACATTTTACAAAAAAACCAATCCATGCAacataaggtaatcaaaattatataaaacAATACATAAATAATAAGGGACAGCTAACTTTGATCCAAATATTGACTTTCCTTGTGCATTGATGAAGATTATATTTCTAggtaattagcatttaatatctATGTTTTGTTATAGACTAGCCATTGTAATCAAAGAATTGCTTACTTGCATATTAATAATAGAATGATTTTTTTGTCCATGTTGGAAATACAAAGACAAAGATgttcaagaaagaaagaaaagaaaaaaaaaaagaatgattagTTGACTGCAATATGATTGAAAATTTTcagttatggaaaaaaaaaatctcttaacAATTAACATAACTTCATGAAAATAtagagaataaaaaattaaaaaaatgctgAACTAATAAACAACACTTTTAAATagacaaaattattttccacaTTAAGTATACCATATGTCTGTGCAAGTAGCCGAATCAAGgccactcaaaaaaaaaattctctagtAGTTCTTATTAGCTCCTCTATTTTCTCtgtgagagatttttttttatgaatattcttctaaaaaGTCAAATTTGTGTAAATACtctattaaaatttatatttatttccttaTCTTCATAAATACTATTTTTGTACAAATATTCCTAATATAGCGATTCTtctaatattattaattaaaactatatctattttaattaaaaataaaatagaattttgaaaaattttttttatcctctaaatttgaaaccattaattttttaacaacgTTAGATGGTATGGATACATATGCaaggataaaaataaaaatagaatagcaaaataagtaaagatatatatatatatatatatagaaaaaaaatatttatataaaatttaatatttagaagattattttattttatttcatttggcGCATGGGGGGGAGGTTAGGACTTAGGAGGTCAGAAGATGCCGACGAGTCATGGGCTGCATGGCAGGGGAAGGCAGGGTAGACCTATCCGAATACCTCTGACCTTACAACCCCCAGAAAGCCTAAGTATTTAATATGACCGAGAAACTTGACCAACGTAATAAGTTGGCAATTTCATGTGAGACTGTGCTATGGACTGCGGATGCATTTAGTGAAGAACCCCATTCCCAAGGAGGGGGGCCCTTCTCTAGACAGAATCTTGGAGGGCCTGGTCCTCGTTTAGAGCAGTtatgaatgtgatttgttcattaattcAGCAGTCCTAATGGGAATATGAGAGTCAAATTTGGACCAAAGGACAACACTTTTTTcaattaaaataagaaaaaggcaCCAACTTGTTGGTATCCGTAATCAGTTGGGTAGGTCAGATACCTGCAAAGGAAGCAGAAACAATGCATAAGAACAGATGCAAGCACTGAAGCCAGCTTTTTAGTCCTTCATGGCCCAAAATGGATGGATCCATTCCATTCCAATCAATTGGCCTCAAAATTAGATCAGAAACAAGAAACCTGTGTGTGTGTAATTATGAAGCTCCATTCATCCACAATGGGACTCCATGGATGCACCATATAAGATTACATTAGATTATTTGATCCGGCCCAGACTGATTGATCAGCCTAAAAGAAACTGACCTAAATGAACAGCCAGGATTCCCCGGATTCAGTTGAGCTAATGTGGGCCCTCTGGATGCATGACAGGCATCGAATGCATCTGAGGCAAGCAGCCAAATTGGAATCTAGGCTTTGGAGCAGGAGCCATTCATTTTGGGTTCTCCATGTCCATGATGGAGCTGTGCAAGGGGGAAGGGGGACCATTGGATTAAATGCTGTGGCATAGCTCCCACCAATTCATTTAATGGGCTTTCCCTGTTTCCCATACACAAATATGGATGGGACCCATTCATTGAAGTAGAGATCAGTTGCAGCAGACAGGAGTACTCACCCAAAATGAGCAGGATAGAGGACTGGTGGTGGAGGGGGCATTTGGGCTGGCACTCTGCTATATGATGGGCCCACATCTTGAGGTGGGCCCTGAGAAAGGCTCCCAACTTGAGTCCTCCCTGCACACATAACAAATTTTCAGAAATTCAAAAACCAACTTAGAGAAAacctaataaataataaatatataaagttTCGCATCcagctgaaaaaaaaagaagaaaaaatgattAGTGCTAGAAGCTATCATCGTCTAACTATTGGAGTTGAGCTGGACTTCGGCTCAATCAAGCTCGGCTCAAGCCTGGCTCATTAGGTTGTCGTCTTCTTGTTTGGCGGCTCCTTCTGGTTTCCTAGGCTCCAAGTTTTGACTTAGCTCAGCTCATACAAAATTGGCTTActtgagcatgaagcatgcaaaCCAATGACAACTAATACCGGCCTAGTAGCAATAAAAAcaaatctttaaatattaagCAAATAGTCATTATCAAGTAAAAGGTAAACTACCATATACATAGTTAAAACCATAATCTTATAACCATATCTAAATTAACAATTATAATAGTATAATGGAGAACTAAAATGACACACTTCTTTCGTTGTAATCCACTTTCTTTGACCTACAAAGGCAACTTCCAATATTTTGTTAAATAGTTAATCTTATCCATTAAGATAATCATCATGAGCTGGCTAAAGAAACAGATCAGCACTAAAAATTGGTGACATTATCAATGCCTAAAACTACattataatgataaaattaacatcCACACCTAGTCGACCACCACCCTAGCTTGGCTCAACCTCATGTGGCCAAATGAGTCCAACTCGACAAGCTAATGCCTTGCAAGCTCACCCCACTGTCCCACCTAGTGGGTCTTGATCCTGCGGGCTGGCAGCCCTACTTTTAGGTAGGTGTTGGACCCCACCAGTGTCTCATCCCCCATGACCAATGGCCTCTCTTTGAGATGAGAAGAAGCAGTAGGCTAGAATGACACGCTtatcatatatcacatatatttat
This genomic window from Phoenix dactylifera cultivar Barhee BC4 unplaced genomic scaffold, palm_55x_up_171113_PBpolish2nd_filt_p 001509F, whole genome shotgun sequence contains:
- the LOC120108708 gene encoding RNA-binding protein 38-like isoform X1 — encoded protein: MASSSPSSYRSRFGDTTLTKVFVGGLAWETPTEELRRYFQQFGEILEAVIITDKNTGRSKGYGFATYGNGQVTFRDPDSARLSVADPNPVIDGRRANCNIASMGRPRPSPPRGRTQVGSLSQGPPQDVGPSYSRVPAQMPPPPPVLYPAHFGYLTYPTDYGYQQAIYNSQMMPHYYHQMYGSSSSTVSPPYHYPHMGYTVPTSRATLQNPCPPYMQYPTVHMEGSISPSSSQPSTFQLQPPPHVRQPPNTIDSQASQQPTTTIATTEGANA
- the LOC120108708 gene encoding RNA-binding protein 38-like isoform X2 — translated: MASSSPSSYRSRFGDTTLTKVFVGGLAWETPTEELRRYFQQFGEILEAVIITDKNTGRSKGYGFVTFRDPDSARLSVADPNPVIDGRRANCNIASMGRPRPSPPRGRTQVGSLSQGPPQDVGPSYSRVPAQMPPPPPVLYPAHFGYLTYPTDYGYQQAIYNSQMMPHYYHQMYGSSSSTVSPPYHYPHMGYTVPTSRATLQNPCPPYMQYPTVHMEGSISPSSSQPSTFQLQPPPHVRQPPNTIDSQASQQPTTTIATTEGANA